The following coding sequences lie in one Trichoderma breve strain T069 chromosome 1, whole genome shotgun sequence genomic window:
- a CDS encoding pex19 protein family domain-containing protein yields MSSPSDAADTAKREETGAKQENVQPAAPAAPAAAAPPAATVSDDLDDDVPDPDEEDLDDLDELLDGFKAVRQEMINDNTLKEGEEAADLDYENMSEEEVTKRMQAGIAGLLANLEQSPELQAQFEEMFKQMGAEMGADFEADEEEQQTSSKDKSPAVASTTAGTAANTTASTTAGASTSAPAAAPAAAAKPSQPAAEGPSGAAFQDTIRRTMERMQSSGDQATAAAAAGGEDDFLAEMLKQLTAGEFAGGSEEDFSKMLMGMMEQLTNKEILYEPMKELHDKFPAWLAKNKDSVPADDLKRYMEQKTIVEEIVAKFNEPTYSDSNAKDREYIVDRMQRMQAAGSPPSDLVGDMASAQEAFNATEDQCTPQ; encoded by the exons ATGAGCTCTCCGTCTGACGCGGCAGATACGGCGAAGCGGGAAGAGACGGGGGCAAAGCAAGAGAATGTccagccagcagcacccgcggcaccggcagcggcagcaccgCCTGCGGCCACTGTGTCGGACGATCTAGACGACGATGTCCCCgatccagatgaagaagaccTGGATGATCTCGACG AGCTACTCGACGGCTTCAAAGCTGTCCGGCAGGAGATGATCAACGACAACACGTtaaaggagggagaggaggctgctgatcTAGACTACGAGAATATgtcagaggaagaagtcaCCAAGAGGATGCAGGCAGGCATAGCTGGTCTGTTGGCCAACTTGGAGCAATCC CCCGAACTACAAGCTCAGTTTGAAGAGATGTTCAAGCAGATGGGCGCCGAGATGGGCGCAGACTTtgaggctgatgaagaagagcagcaaaccagcagcaaagacaaaagccCAGCCGTCGCAAGCACCACTGCAGGCACCGCTGCGAACACCACGGCGAGCACTACTGCAGGTGCCTCTACGAGTGCTCCCGCCGCTGCCCCCGCCGCCGCAGCGAAGCCTTCTCAGCCAGCTGCTGAGGGTCCCAGTGGTGCGGCGTTCCAAGACACGATCCGTCGTACCATGGAGCGCATGCAGTCGTCTGGCGACCAGGCTACcgcggcagcggcagcgggtGGCGAGGACGACTTCTTGGCCGAGATGCTCAAGCAGCTTACGGCTGGCGAGTTTGCCGGCGGCAGCGAAGAGGACTTCTCTAAGATGCTCATGGGCATGATGGAGCAGCTGACAAACAAGGAGATTCTGTACGAGCCGATGAAGGAGCTACATGACAAGTTCCCTGCTTGGCttgccaagaacaaggactCGGTGCCCGCCGACGACTTGAAGAGATATATGGAGCAAAAGACGATTgtggaggagattgtggcCAAATTCAACGAGCCCACCTACTCGGACTCCAACGCGAAGGACAGGGAATACATTGTGGACAGGATGCAAAGG ATGCAAGCGGCAGGGTCGCCGCCGTCAGACCTGGTTGGGGATATGGCCTCTGCCCAGGAAGCATTCAACGCGACAGAAGACCAGTGCACTCCGCAATAA
- a CDS encoding ABC1 family domain-containing protein produces MNVFSKSTFATARIGNRTQTWTCSTCRVQLARTKPPRQFIARRFVSGQSSSSHANGGAKSGPNARLILFASTGAAAGTAALAFTDEIKNSYEAAERTGRVVAALAVCINDYRTTLNSKATLDDKERQDEILKACHKRCAERTLKVLEKNGGIFIKLGQHLSAMNYLLPPEWTTTFIPLQDKCPVSSFASIQDMFRKDTNEDLWDYFSEFSEEPIGAASLAQVHLATLKDTGRKVAVKVQHPELEAWAPLDLALTRYTFSTLKRFFPEYDLEWLSSEMDVSLPKELDFREEAENARRMKAHFAKLPMLPLVIPEVMWAKKRILVMACESGRRPDDLEYLDKNGIDRDEVSATLARIFNEMIFGDGAPLHCDPHGGNLAIRKNTTRRGLGRGPNFDIILYDHGLYRDIPLPLRRSYAKMWLAVIDGDMDRMKKYAHEVAGISEEDFPLFASAITGRDFSIVSKEGSILKTRSADEEQNMSGALQEGLIVDLVQMLGRVPRIILLILKTNDLTRSLDENLHTSQGPIRTFMILARYCTRTVFHEQLEDIVSSGSMLWPPNVMRALTAWIGFVRVELKLEAFELWLGIKRMLGLRGVEFGGGPLRQEQ; encoded by the exons ATGAACGTCTTTTCTAAATCGACCTTTGCGACGGCCCGCATCGGTAACCGAACACAAACATGGACTTGCTCGACTTGTCGCGTTCAATTGGCTCGCACTAAACCGCCTCGACAGTTTATCGCGCGACGATTTGTCTCGGGCcagtcgtcgtcgtcacaTGCAAATGGCGGTGCAAAGTCTGGGCCCAATGCCAGGCTGATTCTGTTCGCATCGACCGGAGCAGCGGCTGGTACGGCGGCGCTGGCCTTTACCGACGAGATCAAGAACAGCTACGAGGCCGCGGAGAGAACTGGCAGAGTCGTTGCTGCGTTGGCGGTCTGCATCAATGA TTACCGGACGACCCTAAACTCAAAGGCCACGCTTGATGACAAGGAACGGCAAGATGAGATACTCAAGGCATGTCACAAGCGATGCGCCGAGCGAACCCTCAAGGTGTTGGAGAAGAATGGCGGCATCTTTATCAAGCTCGGACAACACCTG AGTGCCATGAACTACCTTTTACCTCCTGAGTGGACGACAACGTTTATACCCTTGCAAGACAAATGCCCCGTCTCTTCTTTTGCGTCCATCCAGGATATGTTCCGGAAGGACACCAACGAGGATCTCTGGGACTACTTTTCTGAATTCTCCGAAGAACCAATTGGCGCCGCCTCACTTGCGCAAGTCCACCTGGCAACCTTGAAAGACACCGGGCGCAAAGTGGCCGTCAAGGTTCAGCACCCTGAATTGGAAGCTTGGGCACCTCTCGATCTCGCTCTCACCAGATACACCTTCTCGACGCTCAAGCGGTTCTTCCCCGAATATGACCTCGAGTGGCTATCGTCAGAAATGGATGTGTCTCTGCCCAAGGAGCTCGACTTCAGGGAGGAGGCCGAAAACGCCCGTCGCATGAAGGCGCATTTCGCCAAACTCCCCATGCTGCCTCTTGTCATTCCCGAGGTCATGTGGGCGAAGAAGCGCATTCTTGTCATGGCTTGCGAATCCGGCCGGCGACCAGATGATCTCGAATACTTGGACAAGAATGGCATTGATCGTGATGAGGTGTCGGCAACGCTGGCACGCATCTTCAACGAGATGATTTTCGGCGACGGCGCTCCTCTGCACTGCGACCCTCACGGCGGCAACCTCGCCATCCGCAAAAACACCACCCGCCGCGGTCTTGGCCGTGGTCCCAACTTTGACATTATCCTCTACGACCACGGCCTGTATCGCGACATTCCTCTCCCCCTTAGGCGTTCTTACGCCAAGATGTGGCTTGCCGTAATTGATGGAGACATGGACCGGATGAAGAAGTACGCCCACGAGGTGGCCGGCATCAGCGAAGAAGATTTCCCCCTCTTCGCCTCCGCCATCACGGGCCGCGACTTTAGCATCGTCAGCAAAGAAGGCTCCATCCTCAAGACCCGAAGTGCGGACGAAGAGCAGAACATGAGCGGTGCCCTGCAGGAAGGACTCATCGTCGACCTTGTTCAGATGCTTGGTCGAGTTCCCCGCatcattcttctcatcctcaagACCAATGACTTGACGCGCAGCCTGGATGAAAACCTCCACACCAGCCAGGGCCCCATTCGCACTTTTATGATCCTCGCGCGATACTGCACCCGGACCGTCTTCCAcgagcagctcgaggacATTGTCAGCAGCGGATCGATGCTCTGGCCCCCGAACGTGATGCGCGCTTTGACCGCCTGGATCGGCTTCGTCAGGGTAGAGCTCAAGCTGGAGGCGTTTGAGCTATGGCTAGGAATCAAGAGGATGCTGGGTCTGCGGGGTGTAGAATTTGGCGGCGGGCCGCTGAGACAGGAGCAGTAG